Proteins encoded in a region of the Vicia villosa cultivar HV-30 ecotype Madison, WI linkage group LG5, Vvil1.0, whole genome shotgun sequence genome:
- the LOC131608148 gene encoding uncharacterized protein LOC131608148, with protein sequence MDPCPFILLIVESLSLKLLPSPTKPPPLSGIHPSTTPCFCKIRIPSFPSHTALLPLFSTSNPPSSTTSAPAFHLDSAKPLTLSISVYTGPMSRSCGIRSAKLLGSVVLPVELPAALSSPNTFYNGWLKLNHETNDKPSHLLHVLVRSEPDPRFVFHFSGELEYSPVIFQIQENIKQPVFSCKFSADRNYKSQSLSSDFKNNNSSNWRRSLRGDREQSGQLTERKGWMIVIHNLSCSLVAAASMITPFVPSPGSNAGAWVIPRPIGGSTVTSCSWKPWGRLEAWRERGSIDGLGYKVELFSDNGPVNAVPIAEGKMSVKKGGKFCIDSGILGSKWLPGEGFVMGSTVSGEGFVMGSTVSGEGKVIKPVVQVGTRHVTCMPDAAVFLALAAAIDLSMDACQLFSHKL encoded by the exons ATGGATCCTTGTCCTTTTATCCTCCTTATAGTAGAATCCCTCTCCCTCAAACTCCTTCCCTCTCCAACAAAACCTCCTCCACTTTCCGgcatccacccttccaccactcCCTGCTTCTGCAAAATCCGCATCCCATCTTTCCCCTCACACACCGCCCTCCTTCCACTCTTCTCCACTTCTAATCCTCCCTCATCCACCACCTCAGCCCCCGCATTCCACCTTGACTCCGCCAAACCTCTCACGCTCTCCATCTCCGTTTACACCGGTCCAATGAGCCGCAGCTGTGGCATCCGCAGTGCAAAACTACTCGGCAGTGTCGTCCTCCCCGTCGAATTACCAGCCGCACTCTCTTCTCCTAACACCTTCTATAATGGCTGGCTCAAACTGAACCATGAAACCAACGATAAACCGTCGCATTTGCTTCATGTTCTGGTCCGGTCTGAACCGGATCCTCGGTTCGTATTTCACTTTAGTGGTGAACTGGAGTATAGTCCTGTTATTTTCCAGATTCAGGAGAATATTAAACAACCGGTTTTTAGCTGTAAATTCAGCGCTGATCGTAATTATAAATCTCA GTCTCTTTCATCAGATTTTAAGAACAATAATTCAAGTAATTGGAGAAGATCATTGAGAGGTGATAGAGAACAAAGTGGACAATTGACTGAGAGGAAGGGTTGGATGATAGTAATTCACAATCTATCGTGCTCGCTGGTTGCTGCAGCCTCGATGATCACACCGTTTGTTCCATCCCCCGGCTCAAACGCGGGCGCGTGGGTTATTCCTCGTCCAATAGGAGGCTCCACCGTGACAAGCTGTAGCTGGAAACCATGGGGCCGTCTCGAGGCATGGCGAGAGAGAGGTTCTATAGATGGCTTGGGCTACAAGGTAGAGCTTTTCTCTGATAATGGACCTGTTAATGCAGTTCCAATTGCTGAAGGCAAAATGAGTGTGAAAAAAGGTGGTAAATTCTGCATTGATTCGGGGATATTAGGATCGAAGTGGTTACCCGGTGAAGGGTTTGTGATGGGTTCAACTGTGAGTGGTGAAGGGTTTGTGATGGGTTCAACTGTGAGTGGTGAAGGGAAAGTGATTAAACCCGTTGTACAAGTCGGCACGCGGCACGTGACTTGCATGCCTGATGCTGCTGTCTTTCTTGCTCTTGCTGCTGCTATTGATCTTAGCATGGATGCTTGCCAGCTTTTTTCACATAAACTTTGA
- the LOC131603804 gene encoding derlin-1 — translation MTTPGEFYKSLPPITKAYGTACFVATVAYELGLYKPQYIALIFGQVFYRFQVWRLVTNFFFLGGFSISFAFHLLMLIRYGMQLEKGPFERRTADFLWMMIFGAFALLVLSVIVIPFFRSAFLGVSLVFMLLYVWSREFPNAVVSFYGLVSLKAFYLPWTMLALDVLFGSSIMPDLLGIIAGHLFYFLTVLHPLAGGKNILKTPMWVHKVVARWRIGGPQNTRGQPVNNVQPESTSGVFRGRSYRLNG, via the exons ATGACTACTCCCGGCGA GTTTTACAAATCGCTTCCACCTATAACCAAGGCTTATGGAACAGCTTGTTTCGTTGCTACCGTAGCGTATGAACTTGGATTATATAAACCACAGTACATTGCACTAATATTCGGACAAGTGTTCTATCGTTTTCAG GTTTGGAGGCTGGTCACAAACTTCTTTTTCCTCGGTGGATTCTCCATCAGTTTTGCTTTTCATCTTTTAATGCT AATAAGGTACGGTATGCAACTTGAGAAGGGGCCATTTGAAAGACGAACTGCTGATTTCTTGTGGATGATGATATTCGGAGCATTTGCACTATTG GTTTTGTCTGTAATCGTAATCCCCTTTTTTCGGTCCGCGTTTTTGGGAGTATCGCTTGTTTTTATGCTCCTTTATGTATGGAGTAGAGAATTTCCAAATGCCGTAGTCAGCTTTTATGGACTTGTTTCACTTAAG GCCTTCTATCTTCCGTGGACGATGCTTGCTTTGGATGTCCTTTTTGGTTCTAGCATAATGCCTGATCTGTTAGGTATCATTGCGGGACATCTTTTCTACTTCTTGACAGTCTTGCATCCATTAGCAGGTGGAAAAAACATTTTGAAGACTCCAATGTGGGT ACACAAAGTGGTTGCAAGATGGAGAATTGGAGGACCACAAAATACTCGTGGCCAGCCTGTTAACAATGTCCAACCAGAGAGCACTTCAGGAGTTTTCAGGGGAAGATCCTACCGACTTAATGGATAG
- the LOC131608149 gene encoding profilin: MSWQTYVDDHLMCDIDGTGHHLTAAAIIGHDGSVWAQSSSFPQIKPQENNDIMKDFDEPGHLAPTGLHIAAVKYMVIQGEPGAVIRGKKGSGGITIKKTGQALVFGVYEEPVTPGQCNMVVERLGDYLIDQGL; the protein is encoded by the exons ATGTCGTGGCAAACTTACGTTGATGACCATTTGATGTGTGATATTGATGGCACCGGACACCATCTCACTGCCGCTGCTATCATTGGCCATGATGGTTCTGTTTGGGCTCAAAGCTCTTCCTTCCCTCAG ATTAAGCCTCAAGAGAACAATGATATCATGAAAGATTTTGATGAGCCTGGTCATCTTGCTCCTACAGGCTTGCACATTGCAGCAGTCAAGTACATGGTCATCCAAGGAGAGCCTGGAGCTGTCATCCGCGGAAAGAag GGATCTGGAGGGATCACCATAAAGAAAACTGGACAAGCCCTAGTTTTTGGTGTTTATGAGGAACCTGTAACTCCTGGACAATGCAACATGGTTGTTGAGAGGTTGGGAGATTACCTCATTGATCAGGGTCTGTAA
- the LOC131605972 gene encoding auxin-binding protein ABP19b-like, with translation MQDFLELNLPRHHFIPQLSYTKIHQHPLKMLQVIEDSWESSFTYPIQDLILHLSRNNSANSSLHLPLIIMNCMQSHKASKCSHGSDLSRPKTPSGYQSKSEKDVTVNDVVFSGFVPENPTENFNTGITFVNVDKLPGLNGLGISTVREDLDANGTVPLHSHLDAIELIIIVEGQVNIGFITPTNVF, from the exons ATGCAGGACTTCTTAGAGCTAAACCTGCCTAGACACCACTTTATCCCTCAATTAAGTTACACCAAGATTCATCAGCACCCTTTGAAGATGTTGCAAGTTATAGAAGATTCGTGGGAAAGCTCTTTTACCTATCCAATACAAGACCTGATATTGCATTTGTCACGCAACAACTCAGCAAATTCCTCACTTCACCTACCATTAATCATTATGAATTGCATGCAGAGTCATAAAGCATCCAAATGTTCACATGGTTCAG ATTTATCACGCCCGAAAACTCCTTCTGGGTATCAGTCCAAGTCAGAGAAAGATGTAACCGTCAATGATGTTGTCTTCTCTGGCTTTGTACCTGAAAACCCGACAGAAAATTTCAATACCGGAATAACCTTTGTAAATGTCGATAAATTACCTGGTCTTAATGGACTTGGTATCTCTACAGTAAGAGAAGATTTGGATGCAAATGGAACAGTACCATTGCACTCTCATCTTGATGCAATTGAGTTAATTATCATTGTTGAAGGTCAAGTGAATATTGGATTTATTACACCAacaaacgtgttttag
- the LOC131603805 gene encoding profilin-1: MSWQTYVDDHLLCDIEGNHLTHAAILGQDGSVWAQSANFPQFKPEEITAINNDFAEPGTLAPTGLHIGGTKYMVIQGEPGAVIRGKKGPGGVTVKKTTLALVIGIYDEPMTPGQCNMVVERLGDYLVEQGL; the protein is encoded by the exons ATGTCGTGGCAAACTTACGTCGATGATCACCTTCTCTGTGATATCGAAGGTAACCATCTCACTCATGCAGCTATCCTCGGTCAAGACGGCAGCGTTTGGGCTCAGAGTGCTAATTTCCCTCAG TTTAAGCCTGAGGAAATTACTGCTATCAATAATGATTTTGCTGAGCCTGGGACACTTGCTCCAACTGGATTACACATTGGTGGCACTAAATATATGGTGATTCAAGGTGAACCTGGAGCTGTCATTCGAGGGAAGAAG GGTCCTGGTGGTGTTACTGTGAAGAAGACCACTCTGGCTTTGGTGATTGGTATTTATGATGAACCAATGACTCCTGGTCAGTGCAACATGGTAGTTGAAAGGCTTGGTGATTATCTCGTTGAACAGGGTCTCTAA